The Urbifossiella limnaea genome has a window encoding:
- the cimA gene encoding citramalate synthase yields MTRVAIYDTTLRDGSQGEGVNFSLQDKLLLTRKLDELGVDYIEGGYPLSNPKDFEYFQAVRDLPLRHAKVVAFGMTRRKNAPAETDTCLKALLDAHTPVVTIVGKTWDFHVTNVLGTTLDENVRMIADSVAFCRSQGREVFYDAEHFFDGYQANPEYALRTLRAAADAGASVVIPCDTNGGTMPERVAEVIAAARAAVPCAVGIHCHNDCDLAVANTLAAVRAGATQVQGTMNGIGERCGNVDLVSVIANLAVKYGRDVLVPGSLARLTEASRYVYEIANMNFRSGQPFVGASAFAHKGGMHTHAVAKDPTTYEHITPELVGNERRILVSELSGQSTILSKTTKYQLGSDKALMGKILTAVQDLEHAGYEFEAAEASFDLLVKKAAGLYRPWFERLAYRVNIEARADGVPVTEATVKLRIGGETQFEVSEGDGPVNALDAALRKALVPAYPNLAGVQLVDYKVRVVNPKEGTAARVRVVIESRDGTDVWGTVGVSENVVEASWLALVDSIEYKLFKDAEQGK; encoded by the coding sequence ATGACCCGCGTTGCGATCTACGACACCACCCTCCGCGACGGCAGCCAGGGCGAAGGTGTCAACTTCTCGTTGCAGGACAAGCTCCTCCTCACCCGCAAGCTCGACGAGCTGGGGGTGGACTACATCGAGGGCGGCTACCCGCTGTCGAACCCGAAAGACTTCGAGTACTTCCAGGCCGTCCGCGACCTGCCGTTGCGGCACGCCAAGGTCGTGGCATTCGGCATGACGCGGCGCAAGAACGCGCCGGCGGAAACCGACACGTGCCTGAAGGCACTGCTAGACGCGCACACGCCGGTAGTCACGATCGTGGGCAAGACGTGGGACTTCCACGTCACGAACGTGCTGGGCACGACGCTCGACGAAAACGTGCGGATGATCGCCGACTCGGTGGCGTTCTGCCGGTCGCAGGGGCGCGAGGTGTTCTACGACGCCGAGCACTTCTTCGACGGCTACCAGGCGAACCCCGAGTACGCCCTGCGCACGCTCCGCGCCGCGGCCGACGCCGGGGCGAGTGTGGTGATCCCGTGCGACACCAACGGCGGCACGATGCCCGAGCGCGTCGCCGAGGTGATCGCCGCGGCCCGCGCCGCGGTGCCGTGTGCGGTCGGCATCCACTGCCACAACGACTGCGACCTGGCCGTCGCCAACACGCTCGCCGCCGTGCGGGCGGGGGCGACACAGGTGCAGGGCACGATGAACGGCATCGGCGAGCGGTGCGGCAACGTGGACCTGGTGAGCGTGATCGCCAACCTGGCGGTGAAGTACGGCCGCGACGTGCTCGTACCGGGTAGCCTCGCCCGGCTGACGGAAGCGTCGCGGTACGTGTACGAGATCGCCAACATGAACTTCCGCAGCGGGCAGCCGTTCGTGGGGGCCAGTGCCTTCGCCCACAAGGGCGGGATGCACACGCACGCGGTGGCAAAGGACCCCACGACCTACGAGCACATCACCCCGGAACTGGTCGGCAACGAGCGCCGCATCCTGGTCAGCGAGCTGTCCGGGCAGTCCACCATCCTGTCGAAGACGACCAAATACCAGCTCGGCAGCGACAAGGCGCTGATGGGGAAGATCCTCACGGCAGTGCAAGACCTGGAGCACGCCGGGTACGAGTTCGAGGCGGCCGAGGCGTCGTTCGACCTGCTGGTGAAGAAGGCGGCGGGGCTGTACCGGCCGTGGTTCGAGCGGCTGGCGTACCGGGTGAACATCGAGGCCCGCGCCGACGGCGTGCCCGTCACAGAAGCCACGGTGAAGTTGCGGATCGGCGGCGAGACGCAGTTCGAAGTGAGCGAGGGGGACGGCCCGGTGAACGCGCTCGACGCGGCACTGCGGAAGGCGCTGGTGCCGGCCTACCCCAACCTGGCGGGGGTGCAACTGGTCGATTACAAGGTGCGCGTCGTGAACCCGAAGGAGGGGACGGCGGCGCGGGTGCGGGTGGTCATCGAGTCGCGCGACGGCACCGACGTGTGGGGCACCGTCGGCGTGAGCGAGAACGTGGTCGAGGCGTCGTGGCTCGCGCTGGTCGATTCAATCGAGTACAAGCTGTTCAAGGACGCGGAGCAAGGGAAGTAA
- a CDS encoding valine--tRNA ligase: protein MPTELPKAYDPKDAQAKWLRVWDERGYFHSEPDAAKKPFTIVIPPPNVTGALHMGHALNNTLQDVLVRWRRMQGFNALWMPGTDHAGIATQAVVEKRVLAEEKKTRHDLGRDELVRRIWEWKDQYEARILGQLKSIGASCDWARTRFTLDPVCARAVRETFFRMFRDGYIYRGKRLVNWDAQLQTSVADDETYTEDTKGGFWTFKYPVVGVPDTFIRFSTTRPETMLGDTALCVHPSDERYAALVGKNALQPLTGREIPIIADGLLADPTLGTGCVKVTPAHDPNDYACWQRNPHIGVINILNPDGTINAEGKEFAGLDRYKAREAVSKRMEELGFFEGKEDRVIPLKYSDRSKTPIEPYLSDQWFVRMADRDDGKPGLAQLAMDAVSSGRVKFTPERYAKTYLDWLGEKRDWCISRQLWWGHRIPVWTVHVDRENVTSSDITQEWKHRVSRTRDALTAFLKHCRFSEDEFTITEAADFTLHVCSPLPELAQTLDQLSLMCRNSRMRTPEEESAEGTSRLPDRATGNFPPEIIDLVDRQKKLPIAQDEDVLDTWFSSALWPHSTLGWPEQTPELGYYYPTSVLVTSRDIISLWVARMVITGLYNVGEVPFHSVVIHPQLQDAFGERMSKSTGNGIDPLDIVERYGADSLRFQMVSIAGDTQDSRMPVANVCPACDALVPIKQEHLRGRTKKLVCPNCKVPFRPGGPWTSDDPELKTAKQASERFDMGRNFANKMWNATRFLLMNMDGYTPAPVDVAALPTEDRWLLSRLATTAKETTAALEGFRFSEVARGLYEFVWSEFCDWYIEMAKGRLKDAAARPAAQRVLVGVLDGILRLVQPVMPFVAESLWEALNEVAPERGLTATERAEPNACVAKWPSYPAAWADAGVEARFARMQELVRGVREVRNRYQVDDKTRLDVSVKAGAAVAADLTELAVFIGPLAGIATFTASPTVTKPKQAGSVVRPEFEAYVHLAGYIDPAAEAKRTEKQIADKRKQLDGVTAKLANEKFVSSAPGEVVQQQRELVTELQGQIRALEENLRDLKEE, encoded by the coding sequence ATGCCGACCGAACTGCCGAAGGCCTACGACCCGAAGGACGCCCAGGCGAAGTGGCTGCGCGTCTGGGACGAGCGCGGCTACTTCCACAGCGAGCCGGACGCGGCGAAGAAGCCGTTCACCATCGTCATCCCACCGCCAAACGTGACGGGCGCGCTGCACATGGGGCACGCGCTCAACAACACGCTTCAGGACGTGCTCGTCCGCTGGCGGCGGATGCAGGGGTTCAACGCCCTGTGGATGCCCGGCACCGACCACGCCGGCATCGCCACGCAGGCCGTGGTGGAGAAACGCGTCCTCGCCGAGGAAAAGAAGACCCGCCACGACCTCGGCCGCGACGAACTCGTGCGCCGCATATGGGAGTGGAAGGACCAGTACGAGGCCCGCATCCTCGGGCAGCTGAAGTCGATCGGGGCGAGCTGCGACTGGGCGCGGACGCGGTTCACGCTCGACCCGGTGTGCGCCCGGGCCGTGCGCGAGACCTTCTTCCGCATGTTCCGCGACGGCTACATTTATCGCGGCAAGCGGCTCGTGAACTGGGACGCCCAGTTGCAAACGTCGGTGGCCGACGACGAGACGTACACCGAGGACACGAAGGGCGGCTTCTGGACGTTCAAGTACCCCGTGGTGGGCGTGCCCGACACGTTCATCCGCTTCAGCACCACGCGCCCCGAGACGATGCTCGGCGACACGGCGCTGTGCGTCCACCCGTCCGACGAGCGGTACGCGGCGCTCGTGGGCAAGAACGCGCTCCAGCCGCTGACGGGGCGGGAAATCCCGATCATCGCCGACGGCCTCCTCGCGGACCCGACGCTCGGCACCGGCTGCGTGAAGGTGACGCCGGCGCACGACCCGAACGACTACGCCTGCTGGCAGCGGAACCCGCACATCGGCGTCATCAACATCCTGAACCCGGACGGCACGATCAACGCCGAGGGGAAGGAGTTCGCGGGGCTGGACCGCTACAAGGCCCGCGAGGCGGTGTCGAAGCGGATGGAGGAGCTCGGCTTCTTCGAGGGGAAGGAAGACCGGGTGATCCCGCTGAAGTACAGCGACCGCAGCAAGACGCCGATCGAGCCGTACCTGTCCGACCAGTGGTTCGTGCGGATGGCCGACCGCGACGACGGCAAGCCCGGCCTCGCCCAGCTGGCGATGGACGCGGTGAGCAGCGGCCGGGTGAAGTTCACCCCCGAGCGCTACGCCAAGACGTACCTCGACTGGCTCGGCGAGAAGCGCGACTGGTGCATCAGCCGCCAGCTCTGGTGGGGCCACCGCATCCCGGTGTGGACTGTGCATGTGGATCGAGAGAATGTCACGTCGAGTGACATCACTCAGGAATGGAAGCACAGGGTGAGCCGTACTCGGGATGCACTGACGGCATTCCTCAAGCACTGTAGATTCTCCGAAGACGAATTCACCATCACGGAGGCTGCCGATTTCACACTGCATGTGTGTTCGCCACTCCCTGAACTTGCCCAAACCTTGGACCAACTCAGCCTCATGTGTCGCAACTCCAGGATGCGAACGCCGGAGGAGGAGTCGGCCGAGGGTACTTCACGTCTGCCTGACCGAGCGACGGGGAACTTTCCCCCTGAGATCATTGACTTGGTTGACCGGCAGAAGAAGTTACCGATTGCCCAAGACGAGGACGTTCTCGACACCTGGTTCAGCTCGGCGCTGTGGCCGCACAGCACGCTCGGCTGGCCGGAGCAGACACCGGAACTCGGGTACTACTACCCGACCAGCGTGCTGGTGACGAGCCGCGACATCATCTCGCTGTGGGTGGCTCGGATGGTCATTACCGGGCTCTACAACGTGGGCGAGGTGCCGTTCCACAGCGTGGTCATCCACCCGCAGCTACAGGACGCCTTCGGCGAGCGGATGAGCAAGTCCACCGGCAACGGCATCGACCCGCTCGACATCGTGGAGCGGTACGGGGCCGACTCGCTCCGCTTCCAGATGGTCAGTATCGCCGGCGACACCCAGGACAGCCGGATGCCGGTGGCGAACGTGTGCCCGGCGTGCGACGCCCTCGTGCCGATCAAGCAGGAGCACCTGCGCGGCCGGACGAAGAAGCTCGTGTGCCCGAACTGCAAGGTGCCGTTCCGCCCGGGCGGCCCGTGGACGAGCGACGACCCGGAGTTGAAGACCGCGAAGCAGGCGTCCGAGCGGTTCGACATGGGCCGCAACTTCGCCAACAAGATGTGGAACGCGACGCGGTTCCTCCTCATGAACATGGACGGCTACACGCCAGCCCCCGTGGACGTGGCCGCGCTGCCGACCGAGGACCGCTGGCTCCTGTCGCGGCTCGCCACCACCGCGAAGGAGACCACGGCGGCGCTCGAAGGCTTCCGGTTCTCGGAGGTGGCGCGCGGGCTGTACGAGTTCGTGTGGTCGGAGTTCTGCGACTGGTACATCGAGATGGCGAAGGGCCGGCTCAAGGACGCCGCCGCCCGGCCGGCCGCGCAGCGGGTGCTCGTCGGCGTGCTCGACGGCATCCTGCGGCTGGTGCAGCCGGTGATGCCGTTCGTGGCCGAGTCACTGTGGGAGGCGCTGAACGAGGTGGCCCCCGAGCGCGGCCTGACGGCGACCGAGCGCGCCGAGCCGAACGCGTGCGTGGCGAAGTGGCCGAGCTACCCCGCGGCGTGGGCGGACGCAGGCGTGGAGGCGCGCTTCGCGCGGATGCAGGAGCTGGTGCGCGGCGTGCGCGAGGTCCGCAACCGCTACCAGGTGGACGACAAGACGCGGCTCGACGTGTCGGTGAAGGCCGGCGCCGCGGTTGCGGCAGACCTGACCGAGCTGGCCGTGTTCATCGGGCCGCTGGCGGGCATCGCCACGTTCACCGCGTCGCCGACCGTCACGAAGCCGAAGCAGGCCGGGTCGGTGGTGCGGCCGGAGTTCGAGGCGTACGTCCACCTGGCCGGGTACATCGACCCCGCGGCCGAGGCGAAACGGACCGAGAAGCAGATCGCCGATAAGCGGAAGCAACTCGACGGCGTGACGGCGAAGCTGGCGAACGAAAAGTTCGTCAGCAGCGCGCCCGGTGAAGTGGTGCAGCAGCAGCGCGAGCTGGTAACGGAGCTGCAGGGGCAGATTCGGGCGCTGGAGGAGAACTTGCGAGACTTGAAGGAAGAGTGA
- the truB gene encoding tRNA pseudouridine(55) synthase TruB, protein MNGLLVIDKPGGMTSRDAVNRVQRWFPRKTKIGHTGTLDPLATGVLVVCVGAATRLADRVQAMGKSYASRFRLGATSTTDDADGTVTETGAAPVPREAIDAALARFVGVVEQTPPAFSAMKVDGRRAHALARAGEEVHLKARPVRIDAVRVVGFAWPWLDVEVDCGKGTYIRSIARDLGAALGVSGMVQTLRRTRVGPFTTEQGVGVDAPPADLPVRLRPMAEALGDTPCVTIGADELRRFRTGQAVRFTPLRLGRQPPECAAVGVVDERGELIALGTVANGVVRPEAVFNV, encoded by the coding sequence ATGAACGGCCTCCTCGTGATCGACAAGCCGGGCGGCATGACCTCCCGCGACGCCGTGAACCGCGTGCAGCGCTGGTTCCCGCGCAAGACCAAGATCGGCCACACCGGCACCCTCGACCCGCTGGCGACCGGCGTGCTGGTGGTCTGCGTCGGCGCCGCGACCCGGCTGGCCGACCGCGTACAGGCGATGGGCAAGAGCTACGCCTCGCGCTTCCGCCTCGGCGCTACTAGCACCACCGACGACGCCGACGGCACTGTGACCGAGACCGGCGCCGCGCCAGTGCCACGCGAGGCGATCGACGCGGCACTGGCGAGGTTCGTGGGTGTGGTCGAGCAGACGCCGCCGGCGTTCTCGGCGATGAAGGTGGACGGCCGGCGGGCGCACGCGCTCGCTCGGGCCGGCGAGGAGGTGCATCTGAAAGCACGGCCGGTGCGGATCGACGCCGTGCGTGTGGTCGGCTTCGCGTGGCCGTGGCTGGACGTGGAGGTGGACTGCGGCAAGGGGACGTACATCCGCTCGATCGCCCGCGACCTCGGCGCCGCGCTCGGCGTCAGCGGCATGGTGCAAACGCTTCGGCGCACCCGAGTCGGCCCGTTCACCACGGAGCAGGGGGTGGGCGTGGACGCACCCCCCGCCGACCTCCCGGTTCGACTACGGCCGATGGCGGAGGCGCTGGGCGACACGCCGTGCGTGACGATCGGCGCGGACGAGCTGCGGCGCTTCCGCACGGGACAGGCGGTGCGGTTCACGCCCCTGAGACTAGGGCGTCAGCCCCCGGAGTGCGCCGCGGTCGGCGTCGTGGATGAACGCGGCGAACTGATCGCGCTCGGCACGGTCGCAAACGGCGTTGTGCGACCGGAGGCGGTTTTCAACGTGTGA
- a CDS encoding diacylglycerol/lipid kinase family protein codes for MTPATCVIYNPAAGRGRAEALLKEFTANPGVHGELRPTTAPGHAEELARAAADEGFARVVAAGGDGTVHEVANGLIRSGRRDVVFSTWPVGSANDYAYTLGLTAWWAKRAENPPMETLDVDVARVTAGGRERYAVNAAGVGFNGMVTVESRKIRSLRGMPLYTLAFLKAMVRHFATPRMRVRFDDTEYSGPALALTLCLAQREGGFPLMPAADLTDGKLDYMLATKLRRWHLLRYLPAMATGTLPTNHPLIRLGRAARVTVESDAPLCAHADGELVCVPADGVTELAVEVLPGRLRVEVYPPGLYGGRRPPGGTGGR; via the coding sequence ATGACGCCCGCGACGTGTGTGATTTACAACCCCGCCGCCGGCCGCGGGAGGGCGGAAGCGCTCCTCAAGGAGTTCACCGCCAACCCTGGGGTTCACGGCGAACTGCGCCCCACCACCGCCCCCGGCCACGCCGAGGAGCTGGCCCGCGCCGCGGCCGACGAGGGCTTCGCGCGCGTCGTCGCGGCCGGCGGCGACGGCACGGTCCACGAGGTCGCCAACGGCCTCATCCGCAGCGGCCGCCGCGACGTGGTGTTCTCGACGTGGCCGGTCGGTTCCGCGAACGACTACGCCTACACGCTCGGCCTCACCGCGTGGTGGGCGAAGCGCGCCGAGAACCCGCCGATGGAAACGCTCGACGTGGATGTGGCCCGCGTCACCGCCGGCGGCCGGGAGCGCTACGCGGTCAACGCGGCGGGCGTCGGCTTCAACGGCATGGTCACCGTCGAGTCGCGGAAGATTCGGTCCCTGCGCGGGATGCCGCTTTACACGCTGGCCTTTCTGAAGGCGATGGTCCGGCACTTCGCCACGCCGCGGATGCGCGTCCGCTTCGACGACACGGAGTACAGCGGCCCCGCGCTGGCGCTGACGCTGTGCCTGGCCCAGCGCGAGGGCGGCTTCCCCCTGATGCCGGCCGCGGACCTGACCGACGGAAAGCTCGACTACATGCTCGCCACGAAGCTGCGGCGCTGGCACCTGCTCCGCTACCTGCCGGCGATGGCGACGGGGACGCTGCCGACGAACCACCCACTCATCCGGCTCGGCCGAGCCGCGCGCGTGACGGTCGAAAGCGACGCGCCGCTGTGCGCCCACGCCGACGGCGAGCTCGTGTGCGTGCCTGCGGACGGGGTGACGGAACTGGCCGTGGAAGTGCTGCCGGGGCGGCTGCGCGTCGAGGTGTACCCGCCGGGGTTGTACGGCGGGCGGCGCCCACCCGGCGGGACGGGTGGGCGGTAG
- a CDS encoding ArsR/SmtB family transcription factor, which translates to MTDPKAAKTCAEKLQAIAEPNRIRIIECLRTGSKNVTELAKLLNVEIVNVSHHLGVLRQAGLVLDEKHGRFVVYSLHPKIFINEGKATHVDLDWCKIEIPHN; encoded by the coding sequence ATGACGGACCCGAAGGCCGCGAAGACGTGCGCTGAGAAGCTGCAAGCGATCGCGGAGCCGAACCGCATTCGGATCATCGAGTGCCTGCGGACCGGCTCCAAGAACGTGACGGAGCTGGCCAAGTTGCTGAACGTGGAGATCGTGAACGTGTCGCACCACCTGGGGGTGCTCCGCCAGGCCGGGCTGGTGCTGGACGAGAAGCACGGCCGCTTCGTGGTCTACTCCCTGCACCCGAAGATCTTCATCAACGAGGGGAAGGCCACCCACGTGGACCTCGACTGGTGCAAGATCGAGATCCCCCACAACTGA
- a CDS encoding FmdB family zinc ribbon protein, which translates to MPLYEFGCNACDHVFDALVTKVSGEPATCPSCGNAEVRRLIGLPAQGRVKDAAPATNCRGDGPPCGATWCGRKS; encoded by the coding sequence GTGCCGCTGTACGAGTTCGGCTGCAACGCCTGCGACCACGTCTTCGACGCGCTGGTCACAAAAGTCAGCGGCGAGCCGGCGACTTGTCCCTCGTGCGGTAACGCGGAAGTCCGCCGCCTGATTGGGCTTCCGGCCCAGGGACGGGTGAAAGATGCGGCCCCTGCCACGAACTGCCGCGGCGACGGCCCGCCGTGCGGCGCGACGTGGTGCGGCCGGAAAAGCTGA
- a CDS encoding rhomboid family intramembrane serine protease: MGIYDREYYRDDTRGWSGWGSRGTTPWLVGITVAVWVGQLATRHADWGGLTEWGAYSAGHVLRGEVWRLVTPTFLHFPNGLLHIIFSMLVLYWVGRQLEERYGSREFLAFYLIAGFLSYLTLFLAELAGVMAPTAVIGSNAAVDAAFVVFAFLYPHQRILLFFVLPVPVWGAAVGFVLLNAVGAAAGAGFPFVALAGAGYGALYYLGGVRLTGVFSSVPSPNWGRSRSQPRLRVVPPDEPDDNPEADEPPPPPPERMDDRVDRLLEKVSLHGQESLTAEERELLFRAGEHYKKRRR, encoded by the coding sequence ATGGGGATTTACGACCGCGAGTACTACCGCGACGACACCCGCGGCTGGAGCGGCTGGGGGAGCCGCGGCACGACGCCGTGGCTGGTCGGCATCACCGTCGCCGTGTGGGTCGGCCAGCTGGCCACCCGGCACGCCGACTGGGGCGGCCTGACGGAGTGGGGTGCCTACTCCGCAGGCCACGTCCTGCGCGGTGAGGTGTGGCGGCTCGTCACGCCCACGTTCCTCCACTTCCCGAACGGGCTGCTGCACATCATCTTCAGCATGCTCGTCCTCTACTGGGTGGGCCGGCAGTTGGAGGAGCGGTACGGCTCGCGTGAGTTTCTGGCCTTCTATCTCATCGCCGGCTTCCTCTCGTACCTGACGCTGTTCCTCGCCGAGCTCGCTGGCGTGATGGCGCCGACCGCCGTCATCGGATCGAACGCGGCGGTCGACGCGGCCTTCGTCGTGTTCGCGTTCCTGTACCCGCACCAGCGTATCCTGCTGTTCTTCGTCCTGCCGGTGCCGGTGTGGGGCGCGGCCGTCGGATTCGTACTTCTGAACGCCGTCGGAGCGGCGGCCGGCGCCGGATTCCCGTTCGTGGCCCTGGCCGGGGCCGGCTACGGCGCCCTTTACTACCTCGGTGGCGTCCGCCTGACCGGCGTGTTCTCGTCGGTCCCGTCGCCGAACTGGGGCCGGTCGCGCAGCCAACCACGCTTGCGTGTCGTGCCGCCGGACGAGCCCGACGACAACCCGGAGGCCGACGAACCGCCTCCGCCGCCGCCGGAGCGGATGGACGACCGAGTGGACCGGTTGCTGGAGAAGGTGTCGCTGCACGGCCAGGAGAGCCTGACGGCAGAGGAACGCGAGCTCCTCTTTCGGGCCGGCGAGCACTATAAAAAGCGTCGGAGGTAA
- the bamA gene encoding outer membrane protein assembly factor BamA, with amino-acid sequence MTACRTRRRARAALAAVAAVAALAWGQVASAQETPVGRIVSDVIPVSATRMHTPEQILGVMHTRPGRPYDETVANEDVRRLVATKWFVPGGVRLHTSLEPNGKVSVYVHLTELTGTVQEVTFDGVEHLSKEKLRTLTGVRKGDPMNPMANDLGRAAILREYREAGRAFATVQLVEGTKATDTRVAYRVVEGPVVRVSGVEFRGNDAGMTGRLRTQLATKTAVAGFMGGKFNPASIDADVKKLTEYYHGLGYLAVQIEHEVIPAPDLASVRVVYHIRENTQYMVSGHDIAGNKTFTGEQLAIATTIQDGKRYDHWNTKADAKRIEGFYGMRGHRVAVEEVQHLIPDKPGEVQVTYQVHGDRGAPTRVGNVRVVGNEITRDNVILRQLDVYPGQILQFPKLEDARMRLARLGIFDPQNPPEVLAIPNELDSDFQDVEVRVRETKTGQFMVGGGVNSNAGLNGSIILNESNFDLFRFPTSWDDFRMGRAFRGAGQSMRIEAQPGTQFGRYSATFSEPYLFDTEFGLSNSIYYYNRQFLEYNEDRVGDRLSISRRLDPIWRASFTTRVEGVNVKDVAYYAPESISKDVGWHFLLGLRAGLTRDTRDSFLFPTTGSVLDLGFEQVLGDYTFPIGTAEYTKFLSSEYLQREDGSGKHVLALRSQVQVTGSNAPVYERLYAGGFRSLRGFTFRGVGPAENGLHTGGTFSFLNTIEYQVPLLQNDKLFFVTFLDHGTVESDVSIRDYRVSAGFGFRVAVPALGPLPLAFDFAFPLNRADSDNRQMFSFYVGLFGGS; translated from the coding sequence ATGACCGCCTGCCGCACCCGCCGCCGAGCCCGTGCCGCCCTCGCCGCCGTTGCGGCGGTCGCGGCCCTGGCCTGGGGCCAGGTGGCGTCCGCCCAAGAGACCCCCGTCGGCCGAATCGTCTCGGACGTGATCCCCGTCTCGGCCACCCGGATGCACACGCCCGAGCAGATCCTCGGCGTCATGCACACCCGCCCCGGCCGGCCCTACGACGAGACCGTCGCCAACGAGGACGTCCGCCGGCTGGTCGCCACCAAGTGGTTCGTCCCCGGGGGCGTCCGGCTTCACACGTCACTCGAGCCGAACGGCAAGGTGAGCGTGTACGTCCACCTCACCGAGCTGACCGGCACCGTGCAGGAGGTGACGTTCGACGGCGTCGAGCACCTGAGCAAGGAGAAACTGCGGACGCTGACCGGCGTCCGCAAGGGCGACCCGATGAACCCGATGGCCAACGACCTGGGCCGGGCCGCCATCCTGCGCGAGTACCGCGAGGCCGGCCGGGCGTTCGCCACCGTCCAGCTCGTCGAGGGGACGAAGGCCACCGACACCCGCGTGGCGTACCGCGTCGTCGAGGGGCCGGTCGTGCGGGTGAGCGGGGTCGAGTTCCGCGGCAACGACGCCGGCATGACCGGCCGCCTCCGCACCCAACTGGCCACGAAAACGGCGGTGGCCGGGTTCATGGGCGGCAAGTTCAACCCGGCCTCGATCGACGCCGACGTCAAGAAGCTGACCGAGTACTACCACGGCCTCGGCTACCTGGCCGTGCAGATCGAGCACGAGGTGATCCCGGCCCCGGACCTGGCCTCGGTCCGCGTCGTGTACCACATCCGCGAGAACACGCAGTACATGGTGTCCGGCCACGACATCGCCGGGAACAAGACGTTCACGGGCGAGCAGCTGGCGATCGCCACCACGATCCAGGACGGCAAGCGGTACGACCACTGGAACACGAAGGCCGACGCCAAGCGGATCGAGGGGTTCTACGGCATGCGCGGCCACCGCGTGGCCGTGGAGGAAGTGCAGCACCTCATCCCGGACAAGCCCGGCGAGGTGCAGGTGACGTACCAGGTGCACGGCGACCGCGGCGCGCCGACGCGCGTGGGTAACGTGCGGGTCGTGGGGAACGAGATCACCCGCGACAACGTCATCCTGCGGCAGCTGGACGTGTACCCGGGGCAAATCCTCCAGTTCCCGAAGCTGGAGGACGCGCGGATGCGGCTGGCCCGCCTCGGCATCTTCGACCCGCAGAACCCGCCCGAGGTGCTGGCGATCCCGAACGAGCTGGACAGCGACTTCCAGGACGTGGAGGTCCGCGTCCGCGAGACGAAGACGGGGCAGTTCATGGTCGGCGGCGGCGTCAACTCGAACGCCGGGCTCAACGGCAGCATCATCCTGAACGAGTCGAACTTCGACCTGTTCCGGTTCCCGACCTCGTGGGACGACTTCCGCATGGGCCGGGCCTTCCGCGGGGCCGGGCAGTCGATGCGGATCGAGGCCCAGCCCGGCACCCAGTTCGGCCGGTACTCCGCGACGTTCAGCGAGCCGTACCTGTTCGACACGGAGTTCGGCCTGTCGAACAGCATCTACTACTACAACCGCCAGTTCCTGGAGTACAACGAGGACCGAGTCGGCGACCGGCTGAGCATCTCGCGGCGGCTCGACCCGATCTGGCGGGCGTCGTTCACCACCCGCGTCGAGGGGGTGAACGTGAAGGACGTGGCGTACTACGCCCCCGAGTCGATCAGCAAGGACGTCGGCTGGCACTTCCTGCTGGGCTTGCGAGCCGGCCTCACGCGCGACACCCGCGACTCGTTCCTGTTCCCGACGACGGGCAGCGTGCTGGACCTGGGGTTCGAGCAGGTGCTGGGCGACTACACGTTCCCGATCGGGACGGCGGAGTACACCAAGTTCCTGTCGTCGGAGTACCTGCAGCGCGAGGACGGCAGCGGCAAGCACGTGCTGGCCCTGCGGTCGCAGGTGCAGGTGACGGGGAGCAACGCCCCGGTGTACGAGCGGCTGTACGCCGGCGGGTTCCGCAGCCTGCGCGGGTTCACGTTCCGCGGCGTCGGCCCGGCGGAGAACGGGCTGCACACCGGCGGGACGTTCTCGTTCCTGAACACGATCGAGTACCAGGTGCCGCTGCTGCAGAACGACAAGCTGTTCTTCGTGACGTTCCTCGACCACGGCACGGTCGAGAGCGACGTGAGCATCCGCGACTACCGGGTGAGCGCCGGGTTCGGCTTCCGGGTGGCGGTGCCGGCGCTCGGCCCGCTGCCGCTGGCGTTCGACTTCGCCTTCCCCCTCAACCGGGCCGACAGCGACAACCGGCAGATGTTCAGCTTCTACGTCGGCCTGTTCGGCGGGAGCTAG